In Pelodiscus sinensis isolate JC-2024 chromosome 19, ASM4963464v1, whole genome shotgun sequence, the DNA window cacggggctcaacacgcggcccttTGAACAGGACCTCCATTGGGAACGCGCTCAAGGACACCGAGGCCTCTCCCAgacggggtgagcactgaaagacgcaagcggacgggcGGGCTGGaacagggtgtcggcgtttctagtccccagggagaaggtgctgggagtgctgtgtgaaagaagctatttgcagatctttgcatatctatttgcatgtccatgcaaccacacttaagctgcggccctcagcacgtgctgtgagtatcactgtggctcccggggcttcGGAAGTTGCTATAGCCCAGGGCTAAgttgtgtattttcagtcatgccaAAGGGCGTTCTTACAGGGCTCTTGCCAGGGAGGAGGTTATGGACCCGTCAGCCCCGGGGGAAAGCTGACGAATAAAGGAAGAGAAACCCCAAACCGTGAGAGTGTTTGAACCAATCAAAAGGGGAAACCAGAAGTGAATGTGTGTTGGGATGGGCTGTGGCTGAGGCGTGAACCCTTCCACCCCAACCACCAAAGGGCTGTAACATCACTGCCATCCCCCTGCAACGATGTGCAAGCTGTAGGTTGGAGGAAAAACTCTCTTCCCCAGGCAATCCCCCAAGGAAAAGCCCAGATGAGCAGGATGCTTCAGGGAAGATTTTCATCCAGATGGGTTTTATCCGGAAGAAAGAACTAAGCCAAGAAAGCTCTGGCCAAGTCTGCTCATGCAGCTCCCGGGAAGGGCCAATTACACAGCAAAGCACGGGGTCCCGGCTGCTCTGATGGAATCAGAGCTCCACAGCAGGGTCCGATCCGCCCCCCCTGAGCCCAGGGCAAACCCAGGACCATTCAGAGGCCGTCATGTCAGCACCCGCTTTGCACCGGCGCAAACAATTGCACAGAGGAGTCGCCCCCAGCGTGTGGGTGGCAGCTTTCCATAGAACAGTGACAAGGGAGTTTCTCTCTGGGAGGGACGCCCGGCCTTTTATAGCCCTGGggtgcacagagctgcttccccGAGAGTTTGGGGAGAAGGGGCTTTAATTCCACCACAGCTGCGTGTCAAGTGCAGGTGAGTCCCGGGGGGCCGGGTTGCACATCATGCTTTCAAACGCCCCAGGAAGGCCTTGGATACAGTCCAAACCCTGGCACTGCAGAGGCTTtgaagggggtgcaggctctgtgctTCCCCTGAAGGGAGAAGGAGACGCTGCCTTTTGCGGTGGCCTCAAGGCAAGGCTGGCTAGAGCCCTGCACCGCCGATACAAAGTCTGTAgccgtatctgcaaaaatgagccgcagaAAACTACATCCACAGCTGCAGGTGCAGGTACCCAGGGCTATAAAGCGGGTACCCACGAATCCCCACGCCAGGGATATAGTAAAGCATGTACCTGGGGATCCCTACCCCGGGGCTATAGTAAAGGGGATCCCCAGGGATCCCCACCCAGAGCTACAGTAAAGCAGATCCCTGCAGATCCCCACGCTGGGGCTATAGTAGAGGGGGTACCCATGGATCCCCACGCTGGGGCTATAGTAAAGGGGGTACCCctgtggttccccaccccagggctgCAGTAAAGGGGGTCCCctgtggttccccaccccagggctaCAGTAAAGGGGGTACCCctgtggttccccaccccagggctaCAGTAAAGGGGGTCCCCTGTGGTTCCCCGCCCCAGGGCTATAGTAAAGGGGGTACCCctgtggttccccaccccagggctgCAGTAAAGGGGGTCCCCTGTGGTTCCCCGCCCCAGGGCTATAGTAAAGGGGGTCCCctgtggttccccaccccagggctatAGTAAAGGGGGTACCCctgtggttccccaccccagggctatAGTAAAGGGGGTACCCCCAGCTTTGCAGGGCTAAGGGTGGAGAGGCCCTGCCCGGATGCAGAAGTTGCTgctccagagccagcccctgcaCACACCTTCCTCCAGCGGGGCTGCAACTTCCTCTGTGACCCCGAGAGCAGCCCTGTTGCACGGGGGccgccagccccccccttccccactcgaGCCCGGCCCGTACCTGCTCACTCCGTAGCCAGCGCGGCCCCTTTAAGGgaagcccccagcctctctctctcccggCCGGCCGGCAGCTGGGGAAGTCTCAGCGTTCCGCacgccccgcccccaagccggCAGCGTTCTGCAAGCCCCGCCCCCGAGCCGGCAGCGTTCTGCAAGCCCCGCCCTCGGCTCAGACTCCCGGCTGCAAAGCCGCCGCGTGCGGTCagagcggggaggaggaggaggagaggtccGGCGGGTGACGTCACAGAGCTTCTTAAAGGGCCCGTCGCTGCTCAGAAGGACGGTGGAGCGAGGTCTCGCCGGCTCAACCTtgtccccttcccacccctgcacCTGCAGAGCGgagctctggcccctccccctggcagaGCGCCAGGTTGGGGGCCACCCTAAGCAGGAACAgtggggggggttcccccccaaacacacatcaGCAATTGCTTCGTGTGCTccgccaggcccagcccccccaggaCACAGGCCGGAGCGcagccgcctcccccgcccccagttttcAAAAGTTCAGGAGTAAAACCGCAGCCCAGCCTGAGGCATTGGGCACATGGAGAGCCGGTTCCAGCAGCCTTGGGAGCCCCGCCAAGGCCGCCCTGCCGCAGGAAGCGGTGAAGGGGGGAGCGGTGCAGGGACTTCTGAAAAGTCTCCCCTCACGTTAAAACAAGCTGCCGTTCAGCTCGAGAAGTGAGGTGCGAAAACGGGCTGAGCCTCCAGAGCTGCAGCCAGCCTCTTGCGCCGGCGCTATTCCTGCCTTGGGCTACGCTCAGCTAGGAGAAGCCCGATCCTCTGATGTAACCAGTCTCCTGCGTGAGAATGACGGGAACTGTTCTGACCTGGCAGCGTTTCACATCTGCTCTGCCCAGGGGCTGTGCAAAGtgcagagcagaatcaggcctgcaggctgctgttcACAGGCCCCTGGGTTACCTCCGACACCAAAACCACGCAGCCTAGCGCCACTTCCTGCAGAAAAGAATCCGCTGATTACTTGAAATGAATTGTGTATTAGAGGGACAGTAGGGTGCCCCTACACTGCACTTGTAGCTCGAAACAAGCGATGCAATTTGATAAACAACCAATGATCGGGCAGCACTTTATGGACTCACAAACCATGTTGATGGGATCGTGAGtgttcgtgggcacagcccgcttctgcAGATGGCGTAGCGCGTTTCGAATCAGTTTCTACAcggcacttacttcgaaataaagcgctattccgcaACGATCCTGACTCCTCGCGGGATGAGGCTCACAGGGACGTCGGCATAGCGAGCCCgttctgtttcgaaataacgggcccgCTCAAAAGACGCAGACTAGCTATTTCCGGATAATAGCTccgcagcgtagacgtagcctatagctGCAGGATAGCGGCAAAGCAAGCAGGGCTGGGGTTTTCGCCATGCCTGTTAGACAAACGCACCACGTGGATCGGTTCACCTAACCTCCACCCACGAGCTGCAGAACCACTAGTGTTTAACTGAGGCATTATCAGACTCCACCACCGTTCCAGAAGGAACGTCAAAGTAATTACTGGGACACTCAAGAATCAGACTTTTCTTGCCAATCTTGCAAGATTTTAAGTTTCTAAAGCTccagagaggcaggcagctctgtgtggCAAGAGCACGTTTCCTTTTCAGGAAAGTTTCCAACCTCCAGCCGTGAGATTAGAACCAACAAAACGTTAACTCCCTACAAGCTCAGGCCACCAAAGCAAATAAAAGGAACAGGCACAATTCAGTCCAGGCCTGTTGCTGAGGCCGAGTCCTCGTTCGGGGACTTGGCTGTACTGATTCTTTGAGCATTGTTCGTGCTGGTTGTTCCTGGCACATCAGCTTGGGCCTGGAGCGCTCACTTTGCTTTGCTTCACAGGGCTCAAGAAACTGGTTTCCTGGTTAGGCAGAAGGTGTTGTATTTCCAGACACCTTCAGCACCATGGGAACAGCACCACCTGCCGTGACAACCACAGAGAAAGGAAGTGCTGGATGAGACACAAGGTCTGACGCAGCCTAGGCTAAGAGGAGCCCCATCTGAAACAGCATCGAGTTAAGGAATTCCCAGGAGTTCACGTATATCACTGAGCTGCGGGTGCTGGGAATCAAACCTGTTCTCTTCCAGCATCGGGGTTAGTTGACCATGAGAAATGAAATGCAAAAGGGACCCGAAGGGGGGAAAAGCCCTTTGGTTGCAATTCAGAAGTGCCCTGAAAGCAGGGTGGAGAACCGCCAGCCCGATCCAGCTTACTTTGATCTGCTCTGCGGATAGCTTCCGATCCGCGCCAGGACTCTCAGCGCCACCTACAGGCTGGACCCCTGACGCTGGAGTGGAGTGTGTCTTTTGCATTGTTTTGGCTTCTTCCTTGggtggcccctggctgatttccgtgggtcagcggcccccggccaaaacaaggttcctcaccccttccTCAAGGCAGGACCCTCCAATTTGGAATGACAAGAATAGAGCAGATCAAGTCTCCAACAGGAGAAAAACGGAAAATATTTGCGTCTGGGGGAAGCTGTTGAGAGCAGCTAGTGACCAGACTGACTCGTcaggccccccgcccgccccgaaTACACGGCCTTAGGAATCCAAAGCCCATCCCAGCCCCCGCACGGTGGGAGACACACGGAATTCCGTATTTCTCCAGGGAAGCCAAACCTATTCGTTACGTACTTTAGAAAACGTCACAACACCGCCAGGCCTTGCCAAAGAGCTTTTATTGCCTATATTCAAATATTACAGTTTCACATTTGATTCAAAAAAAGTTCTACGCTACCTCTCTAAGGACAGTAGCACCTGGCGAGAACTGTGCAGTACTTGGGCTGCCCGTCGGCACAAGGAAGCCTCCGATCCCTCCGACAGCCGCGGGCGAGACCCCATCCAGTTCTTAAGGACTTGTCATTTACCAGCCGTGCAGCGTTGCTGTCTCCCCCCACAAGGAACACAGAATGGCAGAGGAATGTCCAGGCAGACACGCCGATCAGGAAGCcacaaacaattaaaaaaaagtttcctggtggtttacatttaaaaacaacaagtaaggGGGAGCCAAGCATCATACATGAGATGCGTTTGTGCGGGTGGCCAAGCCCGCAAGCACCCGGCAGCTCGTACTGCCTAGGCAGGCTGCTGCATCTGCACCATCagacccttcctcccctctcctccgacagggggggcaaagggaaggagggagagaagagccgCAACAGGAGGGTATTTTAGATTCACGGAACACGCTTGGTCCCGCGGGCGTCTCCAAGGCACTGGCCTCGCCTCGCTTGAGTTAGCGGAGCGCGAGCTTCACTTTTGGCATCACcaaaaaaaggcacaaaaataAGCCCTGGCCCTCGGCGCAAGAGCCGCAGAAGCAGGAAGAGCTGGCGGCAAAGGCCCGAATGGAGCCAAGGGGCAGATGCCGCCTCTGGTCCCTTGGGGATGTGACCTCGCCAGCAGGAGCGGGGCGGGTTGGGAGGGCAGGTGGCGTGTGTGGCCCTAGAGCTGCAGCATCCCACAGGACTCTCCGAGTTCGAAGAACAAGCCGCGCGCTCGCCACACCGAGGGCTGCAGGGCTCAACGGCTGCATCTTGTCTGCATGCGAGtgctccactctgcccccccaacaCATGTAGCCCCCCCCGTGTTTTCCTGGAGGGACCACTTCTTGGGAGGCTCCTAGCAGCCTTGCTCGCCTCCCGCAAGCGACAGGCTGCTCCCCAAAAGATAAGAGAGGCCCCAGGGTTTTAAGAAGCCACCaactatcccctccagggtcccggGATTTGGTCTTTGCTCAAAGATTCATTTAGGAAAGTTACAGAGAGGCTATAGGTAGTGGAGCGCCGCCGGCCACAGGGATCTGTACACAAGCCGGCCTCGGGGCCAGGCTCAGTAGCCCTCCTCTTCCTGGTAGTAGTGGTAGGGGGGCAGGTCCGTGCTCGGGTCGAACACCGCGTTGGCCGCGTCGCCAGCGTTGCCCTGCGGACAGTACTTGGGGTCGTAGATCTGCCGGCCCAGCCCGAAGATCTGCCCGCTCTGGTTGGCTCCCTGGTTGGAGCCCATCTGGAGGGACATGGAGGTGTTGTCGCACTTCTCGGTGCCCATTTTGGTGTCGTAGATGTGCCGCCGCGTGCCCGGAGCCGTCATGCCCACCTGAGAGACCAGATTCCTGGTGGTAACAGTGGCAGCGGGATCCCCTCCCTGGGGATTGGGCCCCACAGAACGTAGCCTGACCCTGCCCAAACAGCTGATCTTTCTAGACCATGTGatgatgggaggggcaggaggaagggagccTACAGCTTTTGTTTTACAGGTGGTAAAACAGGACAGAGATTAAGGAACTTGGATAAGGTCACATAGagaatctgtggcagagccagcgCTCTAACTCCACATCCCGGTCCAGTGCCCTAACCACAAGTCCCTCTCTCCAGCAGAGTGCGAGGCAGCACAGATTTCATCATCTAGGTGCCTCTGGGGTTTTCCTGGACTCAACTTTGTGCCTGGCCAGGAGCCTTCCTTCGAATGCCGCCCTTAAACCCGATGCCAAGAGGCgccagccactcccctccccacagatgGTTCACCAGGCCCGGACTCCCTGCTCACCTGGCTCGCACACTTGTTGGTGCCCATCTGCAGGCTGATGGTGGAATGGTCCATGGGGGCCAGGATCTGGTTTTTGGGGTCGTAGAGGTGTCTCCGGGTGCCGTAGGCCGTCATGCCAGACTGGCTGGCACACTTGTTGGTGCCCATCTGCGGGCAGAGAGTGACACCGAGAGCTTCacttgcagcccccccaccccgccataaTAACACAGCGTGACCTGGCTCTCTCggagctcccccccccgggcctatGACTCACAGCTCAAAGGCAGCCCCCTCCTCCTTACTCAGGGGGAAGGTCCCAGGGGAGGggactccagccctgcctcccagttttCTTGCTTTCAGGGTTCACACCTGCAGCGCTTTGctcagagccccagctggccttggGCAGACCTCGCCCAGCCCCgactcccagcaccagctccattcACCCCCAGCCCCCGTGCAGAAACCAGGCAGGCCGGGGCGGCAGGGACAACCCGGGCAGCCAGGAGACGAAGGGCGCAGGGCAGTTCTACCTGGTGCAAGAGCAGAGGGGGGCCGCCAAGCAGCCTCCTTCACCGCAGCCGCCCAGGGCTCCCCCGACGCGCCTTGTGCACTGGGGCGCCAGAGCCCCACAcgtcctccccccttcctcccggagCCGGCGCGCAGCCGACAGCCCATCTGTGGTTCCGgctccgggagggagggggaggcggggcagcCAGGAAGCTGCAGACCCCAGTAGCCACCACGGGGCTAGGCGCCCGAATCCGGGGCCTAGAGGGCTAACAGACCCCCCAGCCCCCGGTCACCTGGAGCCCAATGACGCACTGCCCGGCCTTCATTTTCACATCATCGAAGTTCCGCTCCTGCTTCTCCGAGTACTTCACCCCGATGTCCACGCCGCTCTGGATCCCCTTGGTCTTGGCCTGCAGCAGCGGAgagaaagggggggcagggcggttaGCACCCCCGAGTCCGGTCCTGCAGAGCGAACGGCCCCGCCCCGGGGGTTGCTCCCGGGCCATGCAGGGTCGTCAGTCACTGCCCAGAACGAACCCAG includes these proteins:
- the CNN2 gene encoding calponin-2, with the translated sequence MSSSQFNRGPSYGLSAEVKSKLAQKYDLQKEAELRVWIESITGREIGPDFQMGLKDGMILCELMNKLQPGSVKKINRSSHPWHQLENLSNFIKAMVSYGMNPVDLFEANDFFETGNLTQVQVSLLALAGMAKTKGIQSGVDIGVKYSEKQERNFDDVKMKAGQCVIGLQMGTNKCASQSGMTAYGTRRHLYDPKNQILAPMDHSTISLQMGTNKCASQVGMTAPGTRRHIYDTKMGTEKCDNTSMSLQMGSNQGANQSGQIFGLGRQIYDPKYCPQGNAGDAANAVFDPSTDLPPYHYYQEEEGY